The Abditibacteriaceae bacterium genome includes a window with the following:
- the pnuC gene encoding nicotinamide riboside transporter PnuC, translating into MNFWSVKSIAFSVAGYDLSWLELVGTIFNLWSVWLMTRNRILTWPVGIVGVVVFGVLFWQMQLYADFFEQIYYFATGFWGWWLWKQSGAPDNGAIERNSLRENLIWLLGTAIVSFFAGWANSNLHLWMPRLFPTAASFAYLDATTTIMSFSAQILMARRRLECWPIWIAVDVIGIWLYREKGMLFVSGLYCIFLALAIQGLFSWRRQLAQN; encoded by the coding sequence ATGAACTTTTGGAGCGTCAAATCTATCGCGTTTTCCGTTGCCGGTTACGACCTTTCGTGGCTGGAACTGGTTGGCACAATTTTCAACCTGTGGTCGGTGTGGCTGATGACCCGCAACCGCATTCTGACGTGGCCAGTCGGCATCGTTGGCGTCGTTGTGTTCGGCGTATTGTTCTGGCAGATGCAGCTTTACGCCGATTTCTTCGAGCAGATTTATTACTTCGCCACCGGCTTCTGGGGTTGGTGGCTGTGGAAACAAAGCGGCGCGCCCGATAACGGCGCCATTGAACGCAACTCGCTGCGCGAAAACCTGATTTGGCTCCTTGGCACCGCGATTGTTTCGTTCTTTGCCGGTTGGGCCAACAGCAACTTGCACCTTTGGATGCCGCGCTTATTTCCGACTGCTGCGTCGTTTGCCTATCTGGATGCGACGACAACGATCATGAGTTTCAGCGCGCAAATTTTGATGGCACGTCGCCGCCTCGAATGCTGGCCAATCTGGATTGCCGTTGATGTTATCGGCATCTGGCTTTACCGCGAGAAAGGCATGCTTTTCGTGTCGGGGCTGTACTGTATTTTCCTCGCGCTGGCGATTCAGGGGCTGTTTTCGTGGCGCCGACAGTTGGCGCAAAACTAG
- a CDS encoding diguanylate cyclase — protein MSVGTSLTPFADTNGSVPAPANASDHKGSFVAPASQPARIPTIRPVSRASARARRGEVVRQWILLIPLATAVLGSMATQLSEDYLEMMPALFFIGALLITVAMLHQRQLFRQNETLSDELRGANEHLDLLHRLQFDLNQSLDVGEVSRTVLTHALSTFSADKGALWLRPHDVAVRPAEPRNIENRNVEKRNAGRRDWQLVASQGWPENQRDTLMHCVEQALEREDFDKGPHGDSGAVLSEGLLSHWFSDCSDADSSAMGLSILWKDEVIGFILIARQDAHSDRKNPDNEPFYEEDVELLREFALVTGPSLENALLYKRTLTRADIDGLTGLLNHRAVQERLVQELARTQRARRTNPDARFSIVVFDLADFKLFNDTYGHAIGDEILRTVARTLRATSRVSDVVARYGGDEFLAILVEAGEEGAMTICNRTIETLRAQPFIAEDGSQIVIRITCGIAVYPADGEDGHSLFEAADARLYEAKQQGRQVIPYVRVAPDEREREKASLWGHFGVLDALITAIDNRDHYTRRHSEQVMAYALLLAREMNGDRDILEAVRIGGLLYDIGKIAVPDAILRKPGLLSPDEMRLMQQHCRFGAMMVQDVAHRERVLECVQHHHEAWDGSGYPGGLRSEEIPWMGRLIAVADAFAAMTTDRPYRKALAPVAALGELQRARGTRFDPTMVDAFGDVLKDVIAERKTLPLLVAEAHALGETLSRV, from the coding sequence GTGTCCGTCGGCACGTCGCTGACGCCTTTCGCCGATACGAACGGCTCCGTACCGGCGCCCGCAAACGCCTCCGACCACAAAGGCTCGTTTGTCGCCCCCGCATCCCAACCGGCTCGGATTCCTACAATTCGACCTGTCTCGCGCGCTTCAGCACGGGCGCGGCGTGGCGAAGTGGTGCGCCAGTGGATTTTGCTCATTCCTCTGGCGACTGCCGTTCTCGGTTCAATGGCGACGCAATTGTCGGAAGATTATCTGGAGATGATGCCGGCGTTGTTCTTCATCGGCGCGCTACTCATTACGGTTGCGATGCTGCATCAGCGTCAATTGTTCCGGCAAAACGAAACGCTTTCCGATGAACTGCGCGGGGCGAATGAACACCTCGATTTGCTGCATCGGCTGCAATTCGATCTCAATCAATCACTCGATGTTGGCGAAGTGTCGCGCACAGTTCTTACGCACGCGTTGTCCACCTTCAGCGCCGACAAAGGCGCGCTGTGGCTGCGACCGCACGACGTGGCGGTGCGGCCTGCCGAACCTCGTAACATCGAAAACCGCAATGTCGAGAAACGCAATGCCGGTCGGCGCGACTGGCAACTTGTCGCTTCGCAGGGCTGGCCCGAGAATCAACGCGACACGCTGATGCACTGCGTCGAGCAGGCTTTAGAACGTGAAGACTTCGACAAAGGGCCGCACGGTGATTCCGGTGCGGTCTTGAGCGAGGGGCTGCTTTCGCATTGGTTCTCCGACTGCAGCGATGCCGATTCTTCGGCGATGGGCCTGAGCATCTTGTGGAAAGATGAAGTCATCGGCTTTATTCTTATCGCGCGCCAGGATGCTCACAGTGACCGGAAGAATCCGGACAACGAGCCTTTCTATGAAGAAGATGTCGAACTGTTGCGCGAATTCGCTCTTGTCACCGGCCCGTCGCTGGAAAACGCTCTCCTTTACAAGCGCACTTTGACGCGCGCCGACATTGACGGTCTGACCGGCCTGCTCAATCACCGCGCGGTGCAGGAGCGCCTGGTGCAAGAATTGGCGCGCACGCAGCGCGCGCGCCGCACCAACCCCGACGCACGTTTTTCGATTGTCGTCTTCGACCTCGCGGATTTCAAGCTTTTCAACGACACCTACGGGCACGCCATCGGCGATGAAATTCTGCGCACCGTCGCGCGGACACTGCGTGCCACGTCGCGCGTTTCCGACGTTGTTGCGCGCTATGGCGGCGATGAATTTCTGGCGATTCTGGTGGAAGCGGGCGAAGAAGGTGCGATGACGATTTGCAATCGCACCATCGAAACCTTGCGCGCGCAGCCGTTCATCGCGGAAGACGGCTCGCAAATCGTGATTCGGATTACGTGCGGCATCGCGGTTTATCCGGCAGATGGCGAAGATGGCCACAGCCTGTTTGAAGCCGCCGACGCACGACTTTACGAAGCCAAACAACAGGGCCGCCAGGTCATTCCTTACGTTCGCGTCGCACCCGATGAGCGCGAGCGCGAAAAAGCCAGTCTGTGGGGGCATTTCGGTGTGCTTGATGCCCTCATTACCGCCATCGACAACCGCGATCATTACACGCGCCGTCACAGCGAACAAGTGATGGCCTATGCCCTTTTGCTGGCGCGTGAAATGAACGGCGACCGCGACATTCTCGAAGCCGTGCGCATTGGTGGCTTGCTTTATGACATCGGCAAAATCGCGGTTCCCGACGCGATTCTTCGCAAACCCGGCCTGCTTTCTCCCGACGAAATGCGCCTGATGCAGCAACACTGCCGTTTTGGTGCGATGATGGTGCAAGATGTCGCGCACCGCGAGCGTGTTCTCGAATGTGTCCAGCATCACCACGAAGCGTGGGACGGCAGCGGTTATCCCGGCGGGCTCCGCAGCGAAGAGATTCCGTGGATGGGCCGCCTGATTGCCGTCGCTGACGCTTTTGCCGCCATGACGACTGACCGGCCTTATCGCAAAGCTCTTGCGCCCGTCGCTGCATTGGGCGAATTACAGCGCGCTCGCGGCACGCGCTTCGATCCGACAATGGTCGATGCCTTTGGCGACGTCTTGAAAGACGTTATCGCCGAGCGGAAAACTCTGCCGCTCCTCGTTGCTGAAGCGCACGCGTTGGGTGAAACACTTTCTCGCGTTTAG
- a CDS encoding SWIM zinc finger family protein, with translation MSHNEEHETEPLHEDAIEELAETKVFARGVDLFESGDALFGLHRQDTLLRGWCWGTASKLYRLHALVENGAVVHTLCDCPYAYGGICKHLVALLLAQCHTPEVFQEIPPLEELLANLSPASLINIVSSAITRDPQLLAELAPAQFELPSEYFDRRDEDEW, from the coding sequence ATGTCTCATAACGAAGAACACGAAACCGAGCCGCTGCACGAAGACGCGATTGAAGAATTAGCGGAAACAAAAGTCTTCGCGCGCGGTGTCGATTTATTTGAAAGCGGCGACGCGTTGTTCGGCTTGCACCGCCAAGATACATTGCTGCGCGGCTGGTGTTGGGGAACGGCCAGTAAGCTTTATAGGTTGCACGCGCTGGTTGAAAACGGAGCAGTCGTTCACACGCTGTGCGATTGCCCTTACGCTTACGGCGGGATTTGCAAACATCTCGTTGCGCTGCTGCTGGCGCAATGTCACACGCCCGAAGTGTTTCAGGAAATTCCGCCGCTCGAAGAATTGCTGGCGAACCTTTCACCCGCAAGCCTGATTAACATTGTTTCCTCCGCCATCACGCGCGACCCGCAACTGCTCGCCGAACTTGCGCCCGCCCAATTCGAGCTACCAAGCGAGTATTTCGACCGCCGCGACGAAGACGAATGGTGA
- a CDS encoding class I SAM-dependent methyltransferase — protein MNKSTVEEIRARFDADVERFSNLETGQSATMDAPIAMELVARAAAACSPHARDALDVGCGAGNYALKVLQYLPNLNWTLVDLSLPMIERAVERVSAATAGTVTPLQADIREAEFAPESFDVIVAAASLHHLRGEDEWHATFAKFFQSLRSGGSLWIFDHVEGSTPQMQALMQERWGAYLTDFRDEAYRDTVFEYTEKEDTPRPLMFQLDALRGAGFEDLEVLHKNSHFVAFGGVKK, from the coding sequence ATGAATAAATCGACTGTTGAAGAAATCCGTGCCCGTTTCGATGCCGATGTCGAACGCTTTTCCAATTTGGAAACTGGCCAGAGCGCCACAATGGACGCACCGATTGCCATGGAGCTCGTGGCTCGCGCGGCTGCTGCGTGCTCGCCTCATGCGCGCGACGCGCTCGATGTTGGATGCGGCGCGGGCAACTACGCGCTCAAGGTTTTGCAGTATTTGCCGAATTTGAATTGGACGCTTGTTGACCTTTCGCTCCCGATGATTGAGCGCGCTGTCGAACGCGTTTCGGCTGCGACGGCTGGAACCGTGACGCCGCTGCAGGCCGACATTCGTGAGGCGGAGTTTGCGCCGGAAAGTTTCGATGTGATTGTAGCTGCTGCGTCGCTCCATCATTTGCGCGGCGAAGACGAATGGCACGCGACGTTCGCCAAGTTTTTTCAGTCGCTGCGAAGCGGTGGAAGTTTGTGGATTTTCGATCACGTCGAAGGCTCGACGCCGCAAATGCAAGCGCTGATGCAGGAACGCTGGGGCGCGTATCTCACCGACTTCCGCGATGAAGCCTACCGCGACACCGTGTTTGAATACACCGAAAAAGAAGATACGCCGCGCCCGCTGATGTTTCAACTCGATGCGTTGCGCGGCGCGGGCTTTGAAGACCTCGAAGTGCTGCACAAGAACTCACATTTTGTGGCGTTCGGCGGCGTGAAAAAATAA
- a CDS encoding glycosyltransferase family 2 protein → MISILIVNWNTRDLLRACLRSIEVHCTLPHEVIVVDNASHDGSAAMVRAEFPAVHLVESKKNLGFAVGNNHAYELARGEYVWLLNSDTELLPDAAEELVKFLDSHPKCGGVASALIDARDGKTQRSCRTFPTPAALWAEASGLAKFFSRSRRFGFYRMGDWTMRDARPVEQPMASSFMMRRPAIEAITSTVENDRTLFDEQFPIFFNDVDLCWRLWRCGWEIWFCPASRVRHWGGASTSQARPAMIAESHRSLAAFYRKHWQRRYSSAVFNVTLGLVLVSGWFRVQRARQSTRRVAQEE, encoded by the coding sequence ATGATTTCCATTCTTATCGTTAATTGGAACACGCGCGATTTGCTGCGTGCCTGCCTGCGCTCGATTGAAGTGCACTGCACGTTGCCGCACGAAGTGATCGTTGTCGACAACGCATCGCACGACGGCTCGGCAGCGATGGTGCGCGCCGAATTCCCGGCTGTGCATCTGGTGGAATCGAAAAAGAATCTCGGTTTCGCAGTGGGCAACAACCACGCGTATGAACTCGCGCGCGGCGAATATGTGTGGCTGCTGAATTCCGATACGGAACTCTTGCCCGATGCGGCAGAAGAACTGGTGAAATTTCTCGATTCGCATCCAAAGTGCGGCGGCGTCGCGTCGGCGCTTATCGATGCGCGCGATGGCAAAACGCAGCGCTCGTGCCGCACCTTTCCCACGCCTGCCGCGCTGTGGGCCGAAGCCAGCGGATTGGCGAAATTTTTCTCGCGTTCGCGCCGTTTTGGTTTCTATCGTATGGGCGATTGGACAATGCGCGATGCGCGCCCTGTTGAACAGCCGATGGCCAGCAGTTTTATGATGCGCCGCCCGGCAATTGAGGCAATTACGAGTACGGTCGAAAACGACCGTACTTTGTTTGATGAACAGTTCCCGATCTTCTTCAACGATGTCGATCTGTGCTGGCGTTTATGGCGTTGCGGCTGGGAAATCTGGTTTTGTCCGGCGTCGCGCGTGCGGCATTGGGGCGGCGCAAGTACCTCGCAGGCGCGCCCCGCGATGATTGCCGAATCGCATCGCTCTCTGGCGGCTTTCTACCGCAAGCATTGGCAGCGTCGTTACTCGTCCGCCGTGTTCAACGTGACACTCGGATTGGTTCTCGTTTCCGGTTGGTTTCGTGTGCAACGCGCGAGGCAAAGTACCAGGCGCGTTGCACAGGAAGAATGA
- a CDS encoding DUF4914 family protein, protein MSTPTTFDWTTLNLPVDAKKVFSQSPSVTWLSHADEIVDLACGGADSDYFEVGYDVEGKGWTVEATVARVRNGVVANYPDPYMRRRDPDCMFIADNLPTDKTRYNDSFGEEFTGLREESLAWLASQELITFAFTAGQRGMGVDALVIAPANAGFFAFGLAQLQGVIPIEELNYEFLPRAVIYVAPPFRHTHHKGKQVVVHNRRHGLHELFAYNLYPGPSAKKGIYGVLLNIGEKEGWITAHGSTVMVTTPYDNEVVIMHEGASGGGKSEMLEQFHREPDGRLKLGRNLVTGEERFLEFARACQLAPVTDDMALCHISLQDGSKRLRLVDAENAWFVRVNHITHYGTDPFLEKMTAQPAEPLAFLSIDAVPKSRALIWEHIEDAPGKPCPNPRVIIPRSIVPNIINTPVTVDIRSFGVRCPPCTAENPSYGILGLFHLLPPALAWLWRLAAPRGHGNPSVIETEGMSSEGVGSYWPFATGRRVDQANLLLHQIQSTAKVRYILTPNQHVGCWETGFMPQWIAREYLARRGNAKFKSDKVEAARCPLLGYSLHTLQVAGQSISRWFLQVETQPEIGEEAYDRGAAMLHDFFVNELSQYLEDDLDPLGKKIIEKCLAGAAVEEYEALIPSE, encoded by the coding sequence ATGAGTACCCCTACTACTTTCGATTGGACAACGTTAAATCTGCCGGTTGACGCAAAAAAAGTGTTTTCTCAATCGCCTTCGGTCACTTGGCTTTCGCACGCCGACGAGATCGTTGATCTCGCGTGTGGCGGCGCCGATTCCGATTATTTTGAAGTCGGCTACGATGTGGAAGGCAAAGGCTGGACGGTTGAAGCGACAGTCGCCCGCGTGCGCAACGGCGTGGTGGCGAACTACCCCGACCCCTATATGCGCCGCCGCGATCCCGATTGCATGTTCATCGCCGACAACTTGCCGACCGATAAAACACGCTACAACGATTCATTCGGCGAAGAGTTCACCGGCTTGCGCGAAGAGTCGCTCGCGTGGCTCGCTTCGCAGGAACTGATTACTTTCGCTTTCACCGCCGGTCAACGCGGTATGGGCGTTGATGCGCTGGTAATCGCGCCGGCAAATGCGGGCTTCTTCGCCTTTGGCCTCGCGCAGTTGCAGGGCGTCATTCCCATCGAGGAACTGAACTACGAATTTCTGCCACGTGCCGTCATTTATGTTGCGCCGCCGTTTCGCCATACGCACCATAAAGGCAAGCAAGTCGTGGTTCACAATCGCCGTCATGGGTTGCACGAACTGTTCGCTTATAACCTTTATCCCGGCCCGTCGGCGAAGAAAGGCATTTACGGCGTTCTGCTTAACATCGGCGAAAAAGAAGGCTGGATTACCGCGCACGGCTCGACTGTAATGGTAACGACGCCTTATGACAACGAAGTCGTGATTATGCACGAAGGCGCAAGTGGCGGCGGCAAAAGCGAAATGCTGGAGCAGTTCCACCGCGAACCTGATGGCCGCCTGAAATTGGGCCGCAACCTCGTCACCGGCGAAGAGCGTTTTCTCGAATTCGCACGCGCCTGTCAACTCGCGCCTGTGACCGACGACATGGCGCTGTGTCACATCAGTTTGCAAGACGGCAGCAAGCGTCTGCGCCTCGTCGATGCCGAAAACGCGTGGTTTGTGCGCGTCAATCACATCACGCATTACGGCACTGATCCATTCCTCGAAAAAATGACGGCGCAACCTGCGGAGCCGCTCGCGTTTCTTTCCATCGACGCGGTTCCGAAATCGCGTGCTCTTATCTGGGAACACATTGAAGATGCGCCGGGCAAACCGTGTCCGAACCCGCGCGTCATTATTCCGCGCAGCATTGTACCGAATATCATCAACACGCCGGTTACCGTTGATATTCGTTCGTTTGGTGTTCGCTGTCCGCCCTGCACCGCTGAAAACCCCAGCTACGGCATCCTCGGTTTGTTTCACCTCTTGCCGCCTGCGCTCGCGTGGCTATGGCGATTGGCCGCACCGCGCGGTCATGGCAACCCCAGCGTTATCGAAACCGAAGGCATGAGTTCCGAAGGCGTCGGCAGCTACTGGCCGTTTGCAACAGGCCGCCGCGTCGATCAGGCGAATTTACTGTTGCACCAGATTCAAAGCACGGCAAAAGTTCGCTATATCCTAACGCCCAACCAACACGTTGGCTGTTGGGAAACCGGCTTCATGCCGCAGTGGATTGCGCGCGAATATCTGGCGCGTCGCGGCAACGCGAAGTTCAAAAGCGACAAAGTCGAAGCCGCGCGCTGCCCACTTCTGGGCTATTCACTGCACACCCTGCAAGTCGCGGGGCAAAGCATTTCGCGCTGGTTCTTGCAGGTTGAAACGCAGCCTGAAATCGGCGAAGAAGCCTACGACCGTGGCGCGGCCATGCTGCACGATTTCTTCGTGAATGAACTGTCGCAGTATCTTGAAGACGATCTCGACCCGCTGGGCAAGAAGATTATCGAGAAGTGTCTCGCTGGAGCTGCCGTCGAAGAATACGAAGCGTTGATTCCGTCCGAATAA
- a CDS encoding NAD(+) synthase: MHTHLPSRTFHSIYSHGFVRAAVGVPHVRVADPLFNAQRTIELAQRASQNHAAIALFPELGISAYSNEDLFHQDALLDATERGIANVVAASRDLSPILLIGAPLRFESKLFNCALAIYRGKILGITPKTYLPNYREFYEKRQFTSGRDAVSREVRFLGEVVPFGSDIIFDAENYEDFSLHLEICEDVWTPIPPSTYASLAGATVLANLSASNITIGKAEYRKDLCASQSGKCIAAYMYSAAGPGESTTDVAWDGHALIYENNELLAESERFARDEQLIYADIDLERLAQDRMRSGSFNDAVGDHRDKVRSIRRVLFNFQIPEGQIALQRTVERFPYVPNARALRNERCFEAYNIQVHGLAKRLQSSGIEKLVIGVSGGLDSTHALIVAAKTMDMLGLPRTNILGFTMPGFATSDITLTNAWGLMRALGIEAKEIDIKPSCLQMMRDIGHPFSDGEPVYDITFENVQAGERTSHLFRLANFHDALVLGTGDLSELALGWCTYGVGDHMSHYNVNASVPKTLIQHLIRWVIGSKQFEDETSAILQSILDTEISPELVPAETRDDLPESETSKPSQSTEEKIGPYELQDFNVYYITRYGFRPSKVAFLSHHAWSDKTRGDYPEGLPPEKRNEYDLATIKKWLDGFLWRFFKTSQFKRSCVPNGPKVGSGGSLSPRGDWRAPSDSEATVWLEELRNNVPDN; encoded by the coding sequence ATGCACACACATCTTCCATCTCGCACCTTTCATTCGATTTACTCGCACGGCTTTGTTCGCGCAGCCGTCGGCGTTCCGCATGTGCGCGTCGCCGACCCGCTTTTCAATGCGCAGCGCACCATCGAACTCGCGCAGCGCGCCTCACAAAACCATGCGGCTATCGCACTTTTTCCTGAACTCGGAATTTCGGCCTATTCCAACGAAGACCTGTTTCATCAGGACGCGCTGCTCGACGCGACCGAACGCGGAATTGCCAATGTCGTCGCAGCCTCACGCGACCTCTCGCCGATTCTGCTTATCGGCGCACCGCTGCGCTTTGAAAGTAAATTATTCAACTGCGCGCTTGCGATTTATCGCGGCAAAATTCTCGGCATCACGCCCAAAACCTACTTGCCCAATTACCGCGAGTTTTACGAAAAGCGCCAATTCACTTCGGGCCGCGATGCGGTTTCGCGCGAAGTGCGTTTTCTGGGCGAAGTCGTGCCATTCGGCAGCGACATCATTTTCGACGCCGAAAATTACGAAGACTTTTCGCTGCACCTCGAAATCTGCGAAGACGTATGGACGCCAATTCCACCTTCGACCTATGCCTCGCTCGCAGGTGCCACGGTTCTGGCCAACCTTTCGGCCTCCAACATCACGATTGGCAAAGCGGAATATCGTAAAGATTTGTGCGCGTCGCAAAGCGGCAAGTGCATCGCAGCCTATATGTATAGCGCCGCCGGGCCGGGCGAAAGCACGACCGACGTTGCCTGGGACGGTCACGCGCTGATTTATGAAAACAATGAGTTGCTGGCCGAAAGCGAACGTTTTGCCCGTGATGAGCAACTGATCTACGCCGACATCGATCTCGAACGGCTGGCTCAAGACCGCATGAGAAGTGGCAGTTTCAACGATGCCGTCGGCGATCACCGCGACAAAGTACGGTCGATTCGACGTGTACTTTTCAACTTCCAGATTCCTGAAGGGCAAATCGCCTTGCAACGCACCGTCGAGCGCTTTCCCTATGTTCCCAACGCCCGCGCGCTGCGCAATGAGCGCTGCTTCGAGGCGTATAACATTCAGGTTCACGGGCTGGCAAAGCGACTCCAAAGTTCGGGCATCGAAAAGCTGGTTATCGGCGTTTCCGGTGGACTCGATTCGACCCATGCTTTGATTGTCGCGGCGAAAACGATGGATATGCTCGGTTTACCGCGCACCAACATTCTCGGCTTCACTATGCCGGGTTTTGCGACTTCCGACATCACGCTCACTAACGCGTGGGGCTTGATGCGCGCGCTGGGAATCGAGGCAAAAGAAATCGACATTAAGCCGAGTTGTCTGCAAATGATGCGCGACATCGGACATCCGTTTTCCGATGGCGAGCCGGTTTACGACATCACCTTTGAAAACGTCCAGGCTGGCGAACGCACTTCGCATTTGTTCCGCTTGGCGAACTTTCATGACGCGCTCGTCCTGGGAACCGGCGACCTTTCAGAGTTAGCTTTGGGCTGGTGCACTTATGGCGTCGGCGACCACATGAGCCATTACAACGTCAACGCCAGCGTGCCAAAAACCCTGATCCAACATCTCATTCGCTGGGTGATTGGCTCGAAGCAATTTGAAGACGAAACGTCGGCCATTCTGCAAAGTATTCTCGATACCGAAATTTCACCGGAACTGGTTCCCGCTGAAACGCGCGACGACTTGCCTGAAAGCGAAACCAGCAAGCCTTCGCAAAGTACCGAAGAAAAAATCGGGCCGTATGAATTGCAGGACTTCAACGTGTATTACATCACGCGCTATGGCTTTCGCCCCAGCAAAGTCGCGTTTCTTTCGCATCACGCGTGGAGCGACAAAACGCGCGGCGATTATCCCGAAGGTTTGCCCCCCGAAAAGCGCAACGAATACGACTTGGCAACGATTAAAAAGTGGCTCGACGGCTTCTTGTGGCGCTTCTTCAAAACCAGTCAGTTCAAGCGTTCGTGTGTGCCCAACGGCCCCAAAGTCGGTAGCGGCGGCAGCCTTTCACCACGCGGCGACTGGCGCGCGCCGTCGGATAGCGAAGCAACCGTTTGGCTCGAAGAACTGCGCAACAACGTCCCGGACAATTGA
- a CDS encoding ABC transporter permease subunit, whose product MRIMEQENPVWTREWRSRWRRPLTPISIFAYAGLLAAVAGLYFSANIAGTLSTEAQTGQRGQELLLWLARCQLVLAALFAATLSAPAISSERESGTLAMLRLTPLTMGRIVQGKFRSAALVVLLLVFVPLPMNSIAFVLGGVSVGEFAAVVLLQCSTTVLCAAGGIRLSVSARSTSTALGGSLLLAFFVVLWPFTILGNMRGEEFLVLAGFCAAVAFSLAFLLMKATAFSLENETLDVALEPDSVPILVVSPNTQSMFPPMLASPLTKEREWHDDEETLELPDSKADVPLSEADTRVILPPAEMKPRRRQKVLEETPLGKVLHFDNPILERELRARLQGLVEREPGDWGLLVGAIALLVLVVSGVGIGSSFNDPDLMQLWCILGGAVVVSLATLWAALSFSRERQSNMLPTLLMTILSPHEIARGKRDAALSAAAFYLVPMLPFFAYCLLYDFSTLGLLAFIIAFMALGASCGLVCAWLCQSMGVAVAGAFMLLAGCFGFFVRLMHEVQYQGQATGSWLLRQPFAPVLVRLVNPQTPAEISLSISLAITVIFAFAALLTLPVVRGLRPAAIEKDGVSFMTRDLSKSL is encoded by the coding sequence ATGCGAATTATGGAGCAGGAAAATCCTGTTTGGACACGCGAATGGCGCAGTCGCTGGCGTCGCCCGCTCACGCCAATCTCGATTTTTGCTTATGCAGGATTGTTAGCGGCGGTGGCCGGTCTCTATTTTTCGGCGAATATCGCGGGAACGCTTTCCACCGAAGCGCAAACCGGCCAGCGCGGGCAGGAACTATTGCTCTGGTTGGCGCGCTGCCAGCTGGTGCTGGCGGCGCTATTTGCGGCGACGCTTTCGGCGCCCGCGATTTCATCCGAACGCGAAAGCGGCACGTTGGCGATGCTGCGCTTAACGCCGCTCACTATGGGGCGCATTGTGCAGGGGAAATTTCGTTCGGCAGCGTTGGTTGTGCTTCTCTTGGTGTTCGTGCCGTTGCCGATGAACTCGATTGCCTTTGTCCTTGGCGGTGTTTCGGTAGGGGAGTTTGCGGCGGTCGTCCTGTTGCAATGCAGCACGACAGTGCTGTGCGCGGCAGGAGGCATCAGGCTATCGGTGTCGGCGCGCTCGACTTCTACGGCGCTCGGCGGTTCACTATTGCTGGCGTTTTTTGTCGTCCTCTGGCCTTTTACAATTCTCGGCAATATGCGCGGCGAGGAATTTCTCGTCCTCGCCGGTTTCTGCGCGGCAGTTGCATTTTCACTTGCTTTTCTGCTGATGAAAGCGACGGCCTTTTCGCTCGAAAACGAAACGCTTGATGTCGCACTCGAACCCGATTCTGTGCCGATTCTCGTGGTTTCGCCGAACACACAGTCGATGTTTCCGCCGATGCTCGCGTCTCCTCTGACAAAAGAACGCGAATGGCACGACGACGAAGAAACCCTCGAACTTCCAGACAGCAAGGCCGATGTGCCTCTCTCCGAAGCCGACACGCGCGTGATTTTACCGCCGGCGGAAATGAAACCGAGGCGGCGACAAAAAGTGCTGGAAGAAACACCGTTGGGAAAAGTTCTGCACTTCGACAATCCGATTCTTGAGCGTGAATTACGCGCGCGTCTTCAAGGCCTGGTCGAACGTGAGCCGGGCGATTGGGGCTTATTGGTCGGCGCCATCGCTTTACTTGTGCTGGTAGTTTCCGGCGTGGGCATTGGTAGCTCGTTCAACGATCCCGATTTGATGCAACTTTGGTGTATTTTGGGCGGCGCTGTTGTTGTGAGCCTGGCGACGTTGTGGGCGGCTCTTTCGTTTTCGCGCGAGCGGCAATCGAATATGCTTCCTACGCTGTTGATGACGATCCTCTCGCCCCACGAAATCGCGCGGGGCAAGCGCGATGCGGCTTTGAGTGCGGCTGCGTTTTACCTCGTGCCGATGCTTCCGTTTTTTGCTTACTGCCTGCTTTACGATTTTTCGACGCTCGGGCTTTTGGCTTTTATTATCGCGTTTATGGCGTTGGGTGCTTCGTGTGGTTTAGTCTGCGCGTGGCTTTGTCAAAGCATGGGCGTTGCGGTTGCCGGCGCGTTTATGCTGCTGGCCGGTTGCTTTGGCTTCTTTGTGCGGCTGATGCATGAAGTTCAGTATCAGGGGCAGGCCACGGGAAGCTGGTTGCTGCGGCAGCCGTTTGCCCCCGTTCTGGTTCGTCTGGTCAATCCGCAAACACCCGCCGAGATTTCGTTGAGCATTTCGCTCGCGATTACTGTAATCTTTGCGTTCGCCGCTTTACTGACACTTCCGGTCGTGCGTGGTTTGCGTCCGGCTGCCATCGAAAAAGATGGCGTTTCGTTCATGACGCGCGATTTGAGCAAATCGCTGTAG